In the Catenovulum adriaticum genome, CTATCGCAGAGAAAACCCAGTTAGCCAGAGCATTGCTCGGGCTGATTTTGCTAGCGACTGCAACTGAATTACCTGAGTTTGTCACAACGCTAACCGCTTCATCCAGCGGTAATGGCACTTTGGCTCTGAATAATATGTTTGGTGGTATGTTGTTACAATTAGCTGTGCTAACTGTGGCTGATGTGTGGGTTAAAAAAGGCACCTTGTGTTCACGTCCGCATGATCCTACGGTGGCGGTAGCCGGCATACTTTGTATTATTTCATTATCGACCGTACTAGTGGCTAAATCGTTAGGAGACATTCAATTAGGGTTTCAGTTAGGTTTGGGAAGCTTAAGCATTGCTCTGCTATATGTGCTGTCTATGTTTGTTTTAAAAATAATGCAAAATAAAGACACTTGGAGCCCAGTCGATTTACCTGATGATGACCAAACAGACCCAGTAAGAGACAATAAATTTGACCAAAAGTCGCTTAAATATCTTATTTGTTTTTCTATATTATGCGCCGCAGTTATTCTTGCGTGTGGGGTTTCTTTAGTCGATTTAGCTGAAACCCTTTCAAAGCAAACTGGTTTAGGCAGTAGTTTTATTGGAGCCTCGTTGTTGGCACTAACCACTTCACTACCTGAATTAAGCACGTCTATTGCGGCAGTCAAAGTTAAAGCTTACACAATGGCTATTTCAAATGTATTTGGTAGCAATTTAATTATGACATTTTTGTTATTTCCAAACGACTTTGCTTTTACGAAAGGGCCCATTATCAATGAAATCGACACTGCCGCAACGTTTGCTCTTTGTGCTGGTATTTTTATGACGGCCATTTATTGTCTTGGCTTATTGGTGAGGTCAAAAAGAAAAATATTAGGAATGGGGATTGAATCCGGCATTTTAGGGCTGTGTTATATCGCCAGTTTAGCTGTTTTATTTTCATTGCGCTGAGTTGAATTGAAGTTAGCGCATCGTAATAAGTAATCATTATTTGAGTAATATTTTAATCAACCTTTCTCAAGCAGTAGCGTAAAGGTTCACTAATGCAAACCACTGGAGGAAAAATTGTATGGCTGAAACATTTAAATACGGCAAAGGGCAAGGTAAAGGAGGGGAGCTTCATCAGCATCCTAACAATAGCGATGAGGTAATGACATCAGCCCAAGGTTGCCCGGTTAGCGATGACCAAAATTCATTAAAGGGCGGTTCGCGTGGCCCTACTTTGATGGAAGATCATATATTACGGGAAAAATTATTTCATTTTGACCACGAAAGAATTCCTGAACGAGTTGTTCATGCTAGAGGTTATGGGGCGCACGGTTATTTTGAAACTTATGATGAAATAGCTGACTTAACCTGTGCTGATTTATTTCAGCGTAAAAATGAAAAAACGCCTGTTTTTGTGCGATTTTCAACGGTCGCAGGCAGTCAGGGATCGCCAGATTTAGCTCGGGATGTACGTGGCTTTGCGGTTAAGTTTTATACAAAAGAAGGCAACTGGGATTTAGTGGGTAATAATATCCCTGTATTTTTTATTCAAGACGCGATGAAATTTCCAGATTTAGTTCACTCAGCGAAAGCAGAGCCCGACAGAGGTTTTCCGCAAGCACAAACGGCACATGATAACTTTTGGGATTTTATCAGCCTGACCCCAGAGTCTATGCATATGATTATGTGGGCAATGTCGGATAGAGCAATTCCACGTTCATTAAGATTTATGGAAGGTTTTGGGGTGCATACTTTTAAGTTTGTTAATGCCCAAGGGGTTGAGAAATTTGTTAAGTTTCATTGGAAACCTAAACTTGGCCTGCAATCTGTAGTTTGGAATGAAGCGTTAAAACTAAATGGTGCGGATCCGGATTTTCATAGACGTGATCTTTGGGATTCTATATTAGCTGGCGATTTTCCTGAGTGGGAATTAGGCGTGCAGGTGTTTGATCAAACATTTGCCGACCAGTTTGAATTTGATATTTTAGATCCGACCAAACTGATTCCAGAAGAAGATGTGCCTGTACAAAAAGTTGGCCGAATGGTGCTAAATAGTGTGGTTGATAACTTTTTTGCTGAAACAGAACAAGTTGCCTTTTGTACGCAAAATATTGTTCCGGGTATTGATTTTACCGAAGACCCTTTACTTCAAGGTCGAAACTTTTCGTATTTGGATACCCAATTAAAGCGTTTAGGCGGACCAAACTTTACTCACTTACCGATTAATGCGCCAAAATGTCCACTTCGTCATTTTCAGCAAGATGGCCATATGGCAATGCAGAACCCTAAAGGTCGAGCAAACTATGAACCCAATTCTTGGGATCGAGGTGAAGATAATCCCAGAGCGTGCCCTGAACACGGTTTCAAGAGTAGCCAAGAGACAATTAGCGGAAGTAAAGTAAGATATCGCTCTGAAACTTTTTCGGATCACTATAGTCAGGCTGTGCAATTTTACAAGAGCCAAACTGAAGTTGAACAACAACATATTCAAAGTGCGTTAGTATTTGAATTGTCTAAAGTTGAAGAGCCAAAAATTCGCGAGCGTGTGGTTTCTCATTTGCTAAATATTGATGAAAAGTTGGCGAATGTTGTTGCTCAAGGGTTAGGGTTTCCAGAAATGCCGGAACCTGCAGAAGCAGCTATGCCAGCCAGAACCGACTTAAAAGTATCTGATGCACTGAGTATTTTGAAAAATCCGCCTGCAACTTTTAAAGGTAGAAAGCTCGGTATTTTAGCTACAAATGGCTTAAACCAAGATATTTTTGATTCAGTAAAAGCCGCTCTTGAGGTTGAAGGCGCTATGTTTGAAATTATAGCCCCAACCCGCAGCGGAGTAAAAACAGATAGCGGAACTGTGTTACCCGCAGATCAAATTGTTAATGGTGGGCCATCTGTGCTTTATGATGCGGTTTTATTATTAACCTCAACAGAGGGGGCAAAAGAACTCAGTTTAATTCCGGAAGCTAAAGACTTTGTTATGGATGCATTTGCCCATAATAAATTTATTGGCTATACGGATGACTGCCTGCCGTTACTTAAAGAAACGAACCTAGATAGTAAAATGGATGATGGTTTTTATGAACTCACTAAATTAAAAGGTGATAAATTTATGACCATACTGAGCCAGTTACGATTCTGGAGACGATAAAATTTTAAGAGGCCATAAAATTTTTATGGCCTCTTTTTTGTCAGTATTTTTGAATAAAATTAATCAAATGAACTAAAGCTCGAACGAGTGAAATGCTCAACAAAGCTAACGTTACCTTTATTTTTAATAACTTTAATCTGCACCTAACTGATCTAACCCCAATCTTTTTTAGTCATCTGTAATTGTTAATAAAACCCCAGAGGTTACAATTGCCCTCGGTTAAATACTTTAACCTAACTGGCTTATATTATTTCGAATATGGTTATTTAACTATTTTTATCTATTTTGAATATTTTTTGGGTGTGAAATGCAATTTGATACTTGGTTCGCTTTTTTTGTCGCTTGTTGGGTCATTAGTGTATCGCCCGGAGCGGGAGCCGTAGCTTGTATGTCGAGCGGGGTGAACTATGGTTTTAAGCGTGGTTATTTTAATGTACTGGGAATGGAATTTGCCATAGTGGTGCAAATTTTAATTGCCATCACTGGTTTAGGCGCTTTAATTGCAGCATCAGAAACCGCATTTAATGTGATTAAATGGTTAGGGGTTGGCTATTTATTTTATTTGGCTTTTAAACAGTGGCGACAGCCTGTTCAGCAAGTTACATTAGCAAAAGCAGAGCAAATTGAGCATTTAAAGCGCGGTTTGTTTTTAAAAGGATTTTTGGTAAATATGAGCAATCCAAAAGCGATTGTATTTATTTTGGCTGTGTTTCCGCAATTTATGGATACCTCAGCAGATTTGTTACCGCAATATTTGCTAATGATGGTGACGATGATCTTTGTCGACCTTATCGTAATGGGGGGTTATACCGGATTAGCAACTCAGGTTTTACAGCACCTTAAATCAGTAGAGCAACAAACAACATTAAACCGAATTTTTGCGAGTTTGTTTGCTTTAGCCGCTATTATTTTGTGCTTTGTTGGCCGAGCTTGATGTTTATAAAGTCGCCAATTTTTTAGCAAGCTGCTGAATTACGAGCCTTCTAAAATTCGGATCGCAATAGCGGCGGCTGCGGTGCGGTTATCGACTTCTAACTTTTTAAATACTTGTTCTAAATGTTTATTGGCGGTTCTGGGGCTCATTTCTAAAATTTGCGAAATTTCCCAGTTCGTTTTAGCTTGTGCCAACCAATATAATACTTCGGCTTCACGTTTAGTAATTGGCAAGGCTTGCTGTAAGTCTTTCGCGGTGCGCTGAATTTTGGCTTTGGCTAAGCGGATTAAATGAAGCTCATCTTGTTTTCTTTCATACATTACCTGCACAACCGGTGTGGTGTTATCCAATGCTAATGGCGCTAAATCCCCTTGTTTTATCCAGTCTTGCAATATGGACTCTAGTTGCGTCCAAGGAGAATCTTGATTTGGGTATATTTCTTCAATGAGCTGATATACATGCGGAGTTGCCCAAGCAAGTTGGCCGTTATTGTCGATACAAAATACATTTTTACCGGCATGATCCAAGGCTGACTGTGCGCTTAATGCCAATTTAGCGGTATTTAGGTGAGCTTTTATTCGGGCTAATACTTCATCTGTTGAAATTGGTTTAGTGACATAATCTACGCCGCCGGCTTCAAAGCCTTTTACCACATCTTCAGAGTCGGTTAAGCCTGTCATAAAAATAACCGGAATCGACGGAAACAAATGTTTGAACCGTTTGCAGGTTTCAAAGCCATCTAGCTCAGGCATAATGGCATCCATTAAGACAATATCGGGTTCTACTTTTTCGGCAATAGATAAAGCTTGTAGTCCATTCAATGCCACTAAGGCGGTGTAACCTGCGGTATTTAAGGCAACATTAAGCATGCCTAACGATTCAGGCGAATCGTCAACGACTAATACTACATTATTGATTGGCTTGCTCATCAATTAACTCACGTAAATATTCGGTAATTAGTTTAAAGTTACAGCTTTGAACTAACTCATTTAATTTGTGTAGGCTGCTATCGTCAAATTGATAACTTGTTTGCAGCGTTGCTAGTTTTTCTTTAAAACCTGACAAATAGCCTATTTCGGCCAGCGCCATTAAACTTTGATATTGTGCTTTTCCGGCTTTAGGCAGGGCGCTAACGGATGATTCAGCGCTTGGCTGTGAGGTTTGTGGCTCTTCTTCGTTCACAAACTGGTACATCCACTCTAAATTAAGCTGCTGGCCTATTTTACCTAATAAGTTGTCAGTGTTAATGGGTTTTGCCATGTAATCATCATGATAGCCCGCATTTTGTTCATCTTTTTCAGTGTCTCTGGCATTAGCTGAAACCATGATGATGGGCATTATATATTTTTTCTCGCGCAATAATTTTGCTAATTGCCAGCCGTTCATTTCAGGCATAGTGACATCTAGTAAAATTAAATCAATTTTAAATTGAGCTAATAGTTCAAGCGCGCTGGATGGTTTGTCTGCTAAATGTAACTTAAAGCCAAGTGGTGATAAAAAGTCATCCATTAATTGTCTTTGATTTGGATCGTCATCAACCACTAAAATTGTTTTTGCTTCACCATCGTAAGCGACAGCATGGGCTTTGTTGTATTCAGGTTCAGTGGCTGAATTGTTAACTCTAGCCAGCATTAAACTAAGTTTAAAACAGCTACCTACACCGAGTTGGCTGGTCAGGCTAATTTCGCCTCCCATTAACTCAGCTAAAGACTTGGATATCGTTAGGCCTAAACCCGTGCCACTAATAGCTTGTATTTGAGCATCTTTTACTCGTTCAAACGGTTTAAAGATTTGCTGTTGATCAGCTGCTGAAATCCCTATGCCACTGTCTTCAACTCTAAACTGGGCAACTTGATTGCGATAACTTACTTTAAAGTGAACTTGCCCTTGCTGGGTAAATTTTACGGCGTTAGATAATAAATTTATTAAGATTTGCCTAAACCTTTGTTTATCTGCGGCCACTACTTCAGGTAAAAATTCACAAGGGGTGTAAATAAATTCAATGCCTTTATTTTTGGCTTGCATGGTAAACATGTCGACCAATTGATTTAAAAATGGGCGAATATGTATTTCGTCACGCTGCAGATGCATGCGGCCTGCTTCAATTTTGGATATTTCTAATAGGCCTTCAATTAAGTCAGCTAAATGTTCGCCATTACGTTTTAAAATCGCAATGGATTCTTTTTGTCTGGCGGGAATCGCTTTATCTTGGTTGAGTAATTGGGCATAACCCAGCAGCACATTAAGTGGCGTGCGTAGTTCATGGCTTAGGCCGGTTAAATAACGGCTTTTGGCTTGGTTGGCTGATTCAGCCGTTTCTTTCGCTTTTTGCAAGGCGAGTGTGGTGGATTCATGCGCATCAATTTCATGTGCCAATGTTTTGGTTTGAAAGCGTAACTCTTTTAAGGCTAAGCGATTGCTACTGCGGGCTAAAATAAATAGCCAACTGACAATGCCTATAATAATTAGCAATAAAAAGAATATTTTAAATAAAGTGGCGCCAAATACGGCTTTTAACTCAGCATCGCTGGATGGCACTTGCATATAAATTAAAAATAAAATGCCCGCGCTAATAAAACTGAGTAATAGGGTGACTCCTAAAAATTGAGCCATAGGAGAGCTCATTTTTTTTAGCAATTGAGTGGTTAAAAATCGCTGGAAAAAATGATGGGCTTGGGCAAATAAAGTGGCGTCTTCACGGCACATATCGCCGCAACGCACATCCAAACTGCAACATAAAGAGCAAATGGCTTTGCCATAAGCTGGGCAAAAAGTCATGTCTTCTTGCTCAAATTCGTTTTCACAAATGTAGCACTGGGTTGCTTGCTTAATTTCTTGCCGGTTTGGATTAACTAAATAATATTTTCCTTTAGTTAACCAGCCAATAATAGGTACTGTAATAAAAGGTAAGAAAAACGCTATGTAAGAGGCAAAAGCTTCAATAACGTCACCATACCAACCAAAATGCGCAGTAAAGCCAATTAACGAGGCAATCAGCATAGAGCCTACGCCAACTGGGTTAATATCGTATAGATGTGAGCGTTTAAACTCTATGTGTTTTGGGCTCAGCCCTAAGGGTTTGTTAATAATTAAATCTGCCACCACAGAGCTCAACCAAGCTAAAACAAATACCGAATAAACCTGAAGCATGTTCTCGATGGTTTGGTAAATTCCTAGCTCCATCAATAATAAGGCAATAGCAACATTAAAAAACATCCAGACCACTCGTCCTGGATGATTATGGGTAACCCGTGAAAAAAAGTTAGACCACGCCAGAGAGCCGGCATAAGCATTGGCGACATTAATTTTAAGCTGTGAAATAACCACAAAACTGGCAGCTAAAATAACGCTCACTTGTGGGTTATCAATGACATAACCAAATGCCACCTGATACATATGTGCTGGATCATCAGCAACATTCGCCGCAATACCTTGTTTTAAAGCAAGCCAAGCTAAAAATGAACCTAAAAAAAGTTTGGCTGCACCAAAAATCATCCAACCTGGGCCGGCCATTGTCATCGCTAGCCACCATTGCCAGCGTTTGCCTTTGGGTTTTTCTGGTAAAAAACGCAAAAAGTCAGCTTGCTCGCCAATTTGTGCAACAAGGGCCAACAACACAGCGGAGGCAGAACCAAACAGCAAATAGTTAAAAGAGGCGCCTGCTTCGCCCGCTTCGCCGGTAAAATTTATCCACTCATCCAGCTGACTGTCTGGATGATTAAATACATAAATGAGTGGCACTATTTGTAAAATAATCCACAGAGGCTGAGTCCAAACCTGAAAGCGGCTGATATTGGTAATACCATGTGTTACCAGCGGGATCACTATTAGCGCGCTAATGACATAACCGAATACTAAAGGCAGGCCAAACAAGAGCTGTAAAGCCATTGACATAATAGCGGCTTCAAGCGCAAAAAAGATAAAGGTGAATGATGCATAAATGAGTGAAGCTATTGTTGAGCCTATGTAGCCAAAACCTGCGCCGCGACTGAGTAAATCAATATCTACACCGTATTTAGCTGCGTAATAACTAATGGGCCAGCCACTTAAAAATACCACAGCAAAAACCGCTGCAATGGCCCAAGCGGCATTAACAAAGCCATAATTTAAGGTAATGGCCCCGCCAATTGCTTCTAATACTAAAAATGAAACAATGCCAAGTGCGGTATTGGCTATCCAGATTGATGACCATTTTCTGGCACGTTTTGCGGTAAAGCGCAGCGCAAAATCTTCCATCATTTCATTGGCGACAAGTTTATTATAAGTTCTTCTGGTAAAACGGATTTTAGGATTTGGCTGCATTGATAATTTTATGCTTTTGAATCAGCTATAGTCTGTTAATAGTTTATCAGGGTGACTATGAATTGAATATGGGTAAAATAACTTAGTTTGTAGTGGCCAAGTGATTTGGCTTAGTTTCAATTATTAAGGTGTATTATGCTCATTATTGATCATGTTCAAATTTCTATTCCTAAAAATTCGGAGCCGCAGGCTCGCCAGTTTTATTGTCAGTTACTTGGCTTTACCGAGATTGAAAAACCCGACAACTTAAAAGCAGGCGGTGGTTTGTGGTTGGAAGCAGGCACACAGCAAATACACCTTGGCGCTGAAGATTTTGAGCACAGAGCAAATACCAAAGCGCATTTAGCTTACCGAGTCGAGAATTTAGTAAGTTGGCGGCGAAAGTTGCAACAAGCTCACATTGAATTCTCAGCGCCAGTTAACATTAAAAACTTGGATAGGATTCATTTTCGTGATCCATTTGGTAATAGAATAGAGCTGCTTGAATACCTATAAAGCGGCTTAGGTTAACTATCAATTTCGAATTTTAATCACCCCTAAACAATAAATTAAGTTTTATGTTGGATGCCCGCACGTTCAACAATTTGAGTTTCAAAGCCATCTATACTTTGCTGGTTCTTTTTAATCCAATATTTGTCTATACCTGCTTTGCCTTGTTTAACTGACCATTTAGCTAAATCATCTCTGTCGCTTTGGTATTCAAAATAAGGCACTGACATACCGCACGAAGTTTGTACTAAATTAATATCTAAGATAAAAATTTGTCGGGCTGCAACACTGGGCGCAAATAAGTTTTGATATTTTGACCACTGTGCATCGGTTTGATGCAACATTTTAGCATTTCCGTATGCACGCAAAATCATAGGGGCGCCTTCAAACGCACAAAACATGATTGTCATTCTTGAATTTTGAATCAGGTGAGCGGCTGATTCATTACCACTGCCCGTTAAATTCAGCCAAACGATAGTGTTTTTATTTAATACTCTTAATGAATCTCCGCCTTTAGGGGACAAGTTCACATTGCCAGTTTGCGCGGCAGTCGCCACAAAATAAATGTTCTGTTTATTAATAAATTCAATGTGTTGAGTTGATAACTCGGCAAATTTTTTGCCCATAGTTGCTTCCTTGTCTGGGGTGTTTTTTCATCAGTATAACCTGTAAAAGTTAAAAAACTACGTAGATCTACGTATGCCTATGCGCACTTTGGCGAATGTTCGCCATAGCTAAATCAAGAGATACTGTTTGCAGTCGTAAGCAGAACTGTTTTGACTGACCAATTTCCCAATTGTGATTTTTCAGTTCTGCTTGCGTGCCAAATACAATAAAAAACTTAAATTAAGGGTGAACACATGAAAGTATCTAAACGTAGTTTGTTAAGTTTGGCTGTTGCAATGGCTGCAGCAACCGCAACACCTCTAGCTCAAGCTGATGGTTTCCAGTTATCAGAAAAGCTAACCGCAACTGGCTTTATTGATATGTCGTATGTCTATACCGATGTAGATGGCGGCGACTCAGTTAGTGCCTCTGGTTTAGACCAATTCGAAATCGATTTTTTATATGATTTTGATGACAAACTAAAAGCTCAAGTCGATTTAGAATATAAAGATGCTTATGGCGCAGTAGATTTAGAGCAAGCTTTTATGACCTACGCGTTAACGGATGAATTTACTGTAAAAGCAGGTCGATTCTTAAGTTATTCGGGCTGGGAAACGGAAGAACCAACAGGTTTATTCCAATACTCAGGTACAGGTTATGCCCCTTACTTTTATGGCTATTATCAGCAAGGTGTCTCTGGTTTATATAGCGGTGATGTTTTTTCTGCTGCACTTTCAGTCATTAACAGTCCATTTAGTCCTGAAGATACAGATTCAGAACACCCTGGCTTTGAAGCCATGCTAGCCGTTACCCCTACCGATTCTGTCACCGTTAAAGCTTTTTATTTACAAGATGGTGATACAAAAGCATTTAACACTTGGGCTGCCTATTCTGCTGGCGATTTAACGTTAGCGGCTGAGTATAACAGCTCTGAAGATACTGCAGGAGCGGGTTCAGAAGGGGATGGCTTTCTTTTAATGGCTAACTATGCATTTGATTCTGCAGGTATCACTTTGAGATACCATGATTTTGAAATTGAAGATGCGGCGGGCGCTGTGATTGATGATGGTAGTGCGATTACAATTTCTCCTAGTTACACAGTGAGTGATAACTTACTAATGGTGTTTGAATACCGTATGGATGAAAGCGATACAAAAGGTGACTCAAACACGATTGCGGTAGAAGCTTTAGTTACTTTCTAATTTAAAAATTACATTAATAACAATAATAAGCAGGTGGGTCAGCTCACCTGCAACAAAATAAAAAATAAACCCAAACGAATTTAAGCAGTTTTTAAATTATCAATTTTTGAAAGGATAACCTAATGAAAATTAAAAAGTTAATTGCAGCAAGTAGCATAGTTGCATCAAGTTTAGTGACCTCAATGGCTTACGCAGCTGACACCATTAAAGTGGGTGTTTTACACTCTTTATCTGGCACTATGGCTATTTCTGAAACCACATTAAAAGATACTGTTTTAATGATGATCGAAGAGCAAAATAAAGCGGGTGGTTTGTTAGGTAAAAAATTAGAGCCCGTCGTAGTTGACCCTGCATCAAACTGGCCGCTATTTGCAGAAAAAACCCGTGAATTATTATCAAAAGATAAAGTGGATGTCATTTTTGGTTGTTGGACTTCGGTTTCACGAAAATCAGCATTGCCAGTTGTTGAAGAGCTAAACGGTTTGTTGTTTTACCCAGTTCAATATGAAGGTGAAGAATCTTCTAAAAACGTATTTTACACAGGGGCTGCGCCAAATCAGCAGGCGATTCCTGCAGTTGATTATTTAATGAATGATATTGGTGCCGAGCGCTGGGTATTATTAGGCACAGATTATGTGTATCCACGTACCACTAATAAAATATTAGAAGCTTACTTAAAAGCGCAGGGTGTTGAAGATAAAGATATTATGATCAACTATACCCCGTTTGGTCATTCAGATTGGCAAAGTATTGTGTCTGAAGTTAAGAAATTTGGTTCAGCTGGTAAAAAGACTGCGGTAGTTTCAACGATTAATGGTGATGCGAACGTACCTTTTTATAAAGAACTAGGTAACCAAGGTATTTCTGCTGAAGATATTCCAGTAGTCGCTTTCTCGGTAGGTGAAGAAGAGTTATCTGGTTTTGATACCTCGCCACTAGTTGGTCATTTAGCGGCATGGAACTACTTCCAAAGTGTTGAAAGTGAAGAAAATACAAAATTTATCGCTAACTGGAAAAAATTTATTGGTGATGACAAACGTGTAACCAATGACCCAATGGAAGCGACTTATATTGGTTTTAAAATGTGGGCTAAAGCGGTTGAAAAAGCCGGTACTACAGATGTAGATGCAGTTGAGCAAGC is a window encoding:
- a CDS encoding sodium:calcium antiporter, which translates into the protein MFNQFPVTINLLIFTVLASLIWLAGTRLSYLIDSIAEKTQLARALLGLILLATATELPEFVTTLTASSSGNGTLALNNMFGGMLLQLAVLTVADVWVKKGTLCSRPHDPTVAVAGILCIISLSTVLVAKSLGDIQLGFQLGLGSLSIALLYVLSMFVLKIMQNKDTWSPVDLPDDDQTDPVRDNKFDQKSLKYLICFSILCAAVILACGVSLVDLAETLSKQTGLGSSFIGASLLALTTSLPELSTSIAAVKVKAYTMAISNVFGSNLIMTFLLFPNDFAFTKGPIINEIDTAATFALCAGIFMTAIYCLGLLVRSKRKILGMGIESGILGLCYIASLAVLFSLR
- a CDS encoding catalase, with product MAETFKYGKGQGKGGELHQHPNNSDEVMTSAQGCPVSDDQNSLKGGSRGPTLMEDHILREKLFHFDHERIPERVVHARGYGAHGYFETYDEIADLTCADLFQRKNEKTPVFVRFSTVAGSQGSPDLARDVRGFAVKFYTKEGNWDLVGNNIPVFFIQDAMKFPDLVHSAKAEPDRGFPQAQTAHDNFWDFISLTPESMHMIMWAMSDRAIPRSLRFMEGFGVHTFKFVNAQGVEKFVKFHWKPKLGLQSVVWNEALKLNGADPDFHRRDLWDSILAGDFPEWELGVQVFDQTFADQFEFDILDPTKLIPEEDVPVQKVGRMVLNSVVDNFFAETEQVAFCTQNIVPGIDFTEDPLLQGRNFSYLDTQLKRLGGPNFTHLPINAPKCPLRHFQQDGHMAMQNPKGRANYEPNSWDRGEDNPRACPEHGFKSSQETISGSKVRYRSETFSDHYSQAVQFYKSQTEVEQQHIQSALVFELSKVEEPKIRERVVSHLLNIDEKLANVVAQGLGFPEMPEPAEAAMPARTDLKVSDALSILKNPPATFKGRKLGILATNGLNQDIFDSVKAALEVEGAMFEIIAPTRSGVKTDSGTVLPADQIVNGGPSVLYDAVLLLTSTEGAKELSLIPEAKDFVMDAFAHNKFIGYTDDCLPLLKETNLDSKMDDGFYELTKLKGDKFMTILSQLRFWRR
- a CDS encoding LysE family transporter → MQFDTWFAFFVACWVISVSPGAGAVACMSSGVNYGFKRGYFNVLGMEFAIVVQILIAITGLGALIAASETAFNVIKWLGVGYLFYLAFKQWRQPVQQVTLAKAEQIEHLKRGLFLKGFLVNMSNPKAIVFILAVFPQFMDTSADLLPQYLLMMVTMIFVDLIVMGGYTGLATQVLQHLKSVEQQTTLNRIFASLFALAAIILCFVGRA
- a CDS encoding DNA-binding response regulator → MSKPINNVVLVVDDSPESLGMLNVALNTAGYTALVALNGLQALSIAEKVEPDIVLMDAIMPELDGFETCKRFKHLFPSIPVIFMTGLTDSEDVVKGFEAGGVDYVTKPISTDEVLARIKAHLNTAKLALSAQSALDHAGKNVFCIDNNGQLAWATPHVYQLIEEIYPNQDSPWTQLESILQDWIKQGDLAPLALDNTTPVVQVMYERKQDELHLIRLAKAKIQRTAKDLQQALPITKREAEVLYWLAQAKTNWEISQILEMSPRTANKHLEQVFKKLEVDNRTAAAAIAIRILEGS
- a CDS encoding ATP-binding protein — its product is MQPNPKIRFTRRTYNKLVANEMMEDFALRFTAKRARKWSSIWIANTALGIVSFLVLEAIGGAITLNYGFVNAAWAIAAVFAVVFLSGWPISYYAAKYGVDIDLLSRGAGFGYIGSTIASLIYASFTFIFFALEAAIMSMALQLLFGLPLVFGYVISALIVIPLVTHGITNISRFQVWTQPLWIILQIVPLIYVFNHPDSQLDEWINFTGEAGEAGASFNYLLFGSASAVLLALVAQIGEQADFLRFLPEKPKGKRWQWWLAMTMAGPGWMIFGAAKLFLGSFLAWLALKQGIAANVADDPAHMYQVAFGYVIDNPQVSVILAASFVVISQLKINVANAYAGSLAWSNFFSRVTHNHPGRVVWMFFNVAIALLLMELGIYQTIENMLQVYSVFVLAWLSSVVADLIINKPLGLSPKHIEFKRSHLYDINPVGVGSMLIASLIGFTAHFGWYGDVIEAFASYIAFFLPFITVPIIGWLTKGKYYLVNPNRQEIKQATQCYICENEFEQEDMTFCPAYGKAICSLCCSLDVRCGDMCREDATLFAQAHHFFQRFLTTQLLKKMSSPMAQFLGVTLLLSFISAGILFLIYMQVPSSDAELKAVFGATLFKIFFLLLIIIGIVSWLFILARSSNRLALKELRFQTKTLAHEIDAHESTTLALQKAKETAESANQAKSRYLTGLSHELRTPLNVLLGYAQLLNQDKAIPARQKESIAILKRNGEHLADLIEGLLEISKIEAGRMHLQRDEIHIRPFLNQLVDMFTMQAKNKGIEFIYTPCEFLPEVVAADKQRFRQILINLLSNAVKFTQQGQVHFKVSYRNQVAQFRVEDSGIGISAADQQQIFKPFERVKDAQIQAISGTGLGLTISKSLAELMGGEISLTSQLGVGSCFKLSLMLARVNNSATEPEYNKAHAVAYDGEAKTILVVDDDPNQRQLMDDFLSPLGFKLHLADKPSSALELLAQFKIDLILLDVTMPEMNGWQLAKLLREKKYIMPIIMVSANARDTEKDEQNAGYHDDYMAKPINTDNLLGKIGQQLNLEWMYQFVNEEEPQTSQPSAESSVSALPKAGKAQYQSLMALAEIGYLSGFKEKLATLQTSYQFDDSSLHKLNELVQSCNFKLITEYLRELIDEQANQ
- a CDS encoding VOC family protein yields the protein MLIIDHVQISIPKNSEPQARQFYCQLLGFTEIEKPDNLKAGGGLWLEAGTQQIHLGAEDFEHRANTKAHLAYRVENLVSWRRKLQQAHIEFSAPVNIKNLDRIHFRDPFGNRIELLEYL
- a CDS encoding pyridoxamine 5'-phosphate oxidase family protein, which produces MGKKFAELSTQHIEFINKQNIYFVATAAQTGNVNLSPKGGDSLRVLNKNTIVWLNLTGSGNESAAHLIQNSRMTIMFCAFEGAPMILRAYGNAKMLHQTDAQWSKYQNLFAPSVAARQIFILDINLVQTSCGMSVPYFEYQSDRDDLAKWSVKQGKAGIDKYWIKKNQQSIDGFETQIVERAGIQHKT
- a CDS encoding outer membrane beta-barrel protein; translation: MKVSKRSLLSLAVAMAAATATPLAQADGFQLSEKLTATGFIDMSYVYTDVDGGDSVSASGLDQFEIDFLYDFDDKLKAQVDLEYKDAYGAVDLEQAFMTYALTDEFTVKAGRFLSYSGWETEEPTGLFQYSGTGYAPYFYGYYQQGVSGLYSGDVFSAALSVINSPFSPEDTDSEHPGFEAMLAVTPTDSVTVKAFYLQDGDTKAFNTWAAYSAGDLTLAAEYNSSEDTAGAGSEGDGFLLMANYAFDSAGITLRYHDFEIEDAAGAVIDDGSAITISPSYTVSDNLLMVFEYRMDESDTKGDSNTIAVEALVTF
- the urtA gene encoding urea ABC transporter substrate-binding protein produces the protein MKIKKLIAASSIVASSLVTSMAYAADTIKVGVLHSLSGTMAISETTLKDTVLMMIEEQNKAGGLLGKKLEPVVVDPASNWPLFAEKTRELLSKDKVDVIFGCWTSVSRKSALPVVEELNGLLFYPVQYEGEESSKNVFYTGAAPNQQAIPAVDYLMNDIGAERWVLLGTDYVYPRTTNKILEAYLKAQGVEDKDIMINYTPFGHSDWQSIVSEVKKFGSAGKKTAVVSTINGDANVPFYKELGNQGISAEDIPVVAFSVGEEELSGFDTSPLVGHLAAWNYFQSVESEENTKFIANWKKFIGDDKRVTNDPMEATYIGFKMWAKAVEKAGTTDVDAVEQAMIGITVPNLTGGTAVMNSNHHLSKPVLIGEIQDNGQLEVVWETAGTVIGDAWSDFLPSSKNLIADWTAPVNCGNFDIKTTKCSGQNF